Proteins from one Devosia chinhatensis genomic window:
- a CDS encoding sulfite exporter TauE/SafE family protein, with the protein MFDPVFISVAVAAVLIVGLSKAGLLGGLGVVGVPLLALVMAPRDAAGMMLPVLLCMDAVAIWMYRKECDWSLIKIMLPGAAIGTLVGWALWAVVSDAVVLLMVGIVTLLFVLDAVFPLRKKLEGLPPSKPWGSFWGSIAGFTSFISHTGGPPFQIYVLPRRLPPAVYAGTTAFFFAIVNTAKLVPYYFLGQLNVQNLTLSAALAPVGVAGVFLGVYLVRRIDARLFYRIAYWLVFLLALQLIWDGSSRLLAG; encoded by the coding sequence ATGTTCGATCCAGTCTTCATAAGCGTGGCTGTTGCCGCGGTGCTGATCGTCGGCCTTAGCAAGGCCGGTCTGCTCGGGGGCCTTGGCGTGGTCGGGGTGCCCCTCCTGGCCCTGGTGATGGCGCCCCGGGATGCCGCCGGCATGATGCTGCCCGTGCTGCTCTGCATGGATGCAGTTGCCATCTGGATGTACCGCAAGGAATGCGACTGGAGCTTGATCAAGATCATGCTTCCCGGCGCTGCGATCGGCACTTTGGTCGGCTGGGCGCTCTGGGCCGTGGTCAGCGACGCGGTCGTGCTATTGATGGTGGGGATCGTCACCCTGCTGTTCGTGCTCGACGCGGTATTCCCGTTGCGCAAGAAACTCGAGGGTCTGCCGCCCTCGAAGCCTTGGGGAAGCTTCTGGGGCAGCATCGCCGGCTTTACCAGCTTCATCTCGCATACCGGTGGCCCACCCTTCCAGATTTACGTGCTGCCGCGCCGCCTGCCGCCGGCAGTCTATGCGGGCACGACCGCCTTCTTCTTTGCCATCGTCAATACGGCCAAGCTCGTTCCCTATTACTTCCTGGGCCAGCTCAATGTGCAGAACCTGACCCTGTCCGCAGCGCTGGCGCCGGTCGGGGTCGCCGGCGTCTTTCTTGGCGTCTATCTGGTGCGCCGCATCGACGCCCGGCTCTTTTATCGCATCGCCTACTGGCTGGTCTTCCTGCTGGCGCTGCAGCTGATCTGGGACGGATCGAGCCGCTTGCTGGCCGGGTAA
- a CDS encoding DUF1013 domain-containing protein produces MSQSLLMPKATAVWLVDNTALSFEQIAAFCTLHPLEVQGIADGDVAGGIMGVNPIQNGQLTREEIEKAEGDPNYRMKVSEPKVRVAAVKRKGPRYTPISRRNERPNAIKWLVRNHPELKDAQIMRLVGTTKSTIESVRENTHWNAANLTAMDPVTLGLCSQIDLDLEVKRASKDAPAQNELSEGTTLLTAEEALARAGGRASYETEDGFEGEDRGASQQSNDDIDADSVFAKLKSLKSDNADEE; encoded by the coding sequence ATGTCCCAGTCCCTTCTGATGCCCAAGGCGACCGCCGTCTGGCTGGTGGACAACACCGCGCTGTCCTTCGAGCAGATCGCCGCCTTCTGCACGCTGCATCCGTTGGAAGTACAGGGCATTGCCGATGGCGACGTGGCCGGCGGCATCATGGGCGTCAACCCGATCCAGAACGGGCAATTGACCCGCGAGGAAATCGAGAAGGCCGAGGGCGATCCCAATTATCGCATGAAGGTCAGCGAGCCCAAGGTTCGGGTCGCCGCCGTCAAGCGCAAGGGCCCACGCTACACCCCGATTTCGCGCCGTAACGAGCGTCCCAATGCCATAAAATGGCTGGTGCGCAACCATCCCGAGCTCAAGGACGCGCAGATCATGCGTCTCGTCGGCACCACCAAGTCGACCATTGAATCGGTGCGCGAAAACACCCACTGGAATGCGGCCAACCTGACGGCGATGGACCCGGTCACCCTGGGCCTGTGCAGTCAGATCGATCTCGATCTCGAGGTCAAGCGCGCCAGCAAGGACGCCCCGGCCCAAAACGAGCTCAGCGAAGGCACGACCCTGCTCACCGCCGAAGAAGCGCTTGCCCGTGCCGGTGGCCGCGCATCCTACGAAACCGAGGACGGTTTCGAGGGCGAGGATCGTGGCGCGTCCCAGCAGTCCAACGACGACATCGATGCCGATTCGGTCTTTGCCAAGCTCAAGTCGCTCAAGTCGGATAATGCCGACGAGGAATAA